Proteins encoded by one window of Myripristis murdjan chromosome 1, fMyrMur1.1, whole genome shotgun sequence:
- the gpr78a gene encoding G-protein coupled receptor 26 → MNIPETLLEVFIVVIAVVSLLSNLSVLLCFTQSAEIRSHVPGIFILNLSFSNILLALINMPATFLGVAKSAKPFGDVFCQAVSFAETFLTTNAILSMAALSIDRWIAVVFPLSYSNKMRYRDACLIVAYSWLHSLTFSLSELLMDWGGYSHTYASCTLHLNGAERSQLAAFATFTALYHCSSFALCLFILCFAYLKVLRVARSHCKRIDVITVQTLLLLVDIHPSVKARCLAEQKKRRQRATKKICIFIGSFILCFLPYVVTRLVELLPSMHIHRYWGISTKCLSYAKAASDPFVYSLLRQQYRKVLVGIINRILRRDQYSLSGHSTSSTFDTMEDNTITRAA, encoded by the exons ATGAACATACCGGAGACCCTACTAGAAGTGTTCATTGTTGTGATCGCTGTTGTCTCGTTATTGTCAAACTTGTCAGTGCTGCTATGTTTCACCCAGAGCGCCGAGATCAGATCCCATGTGCCGGGCATCTTTATCCTAAACCTCTCCTTTTCAAATATCCTCCTCGCTTTAATAAATATGCCTGCCACTTTTCTCGGGGTGGCCAAAAGCGCAAAACCATTTGGGGATGTTTTCTGTCAAGCAGTCAGTTTTGCTGAGACTTTTCTCACCACCAATGCCATATTGAGCATGGCCGCGCTGAGCATCGACAGGTGGATCGCGGTTGTGTTTCCGCTGAGCTACTCCAACAAGATGCGCTACAGGGATGCTTGTCTCATCGTGGCGTACTCCTGGCTGCACTCTCTCACCTTTTCTCTGTCCGAGCTGCTGATGGACTGGGGCGGCTACAGCCACACCTATGCGTCGTGCACCCTTCACCTGAACGGAGCTGAGAGGTCGCAGCTGGCCGCCTTTGCGACCTTCACGGCGCTATACCACTGCAGCAGCTTCGCGCTCTGCCTCTTCATCCTGTGCTTCGCCTACCTCAAAGTTTTGAGAGTGGCCAGGTCGCACTGCAAGAGGATAGACGTTATCACAGTGCAGACGCTGCTTCTGCTGGTTGATATCCACCCGAG tgtgaAGGCGAGGTGCTTGGCggaacagaagaagaggaggcaaCGCGCCaccaaaaaaatctgcattttcatCGGTTCCTTCATCCTCTGCTTTTTACCCTATGTAGTGACAAG GTTGGTGGAGCTGCTGCCCTCCATGCACATCCACCGCTACTGGGGCATTTCCACCAAATGTCTGTCCTATGCCAAGGCTGCCAGCGACCCGTTCGTCTACTCTCTATTACGACAGCAATACCGGAAAGTCCTCGTTGGCATCATCAACCGGATTTTGAGAAGGGATCAGTACTCGTTGTCCGGCCACAGCACAAGCAGCACGTTTGACACCATGGAGGACAACACCATTACCAGAGCTGCCTGA
- the htra3a gene encoding serine protease HTRA3a, which yields MQLLLLAVAVLFAHSLTGAIPARSNKCATRCDVSRCPSPSCPGGYVPDRCNCCLVCSPGEGDPCGRKNDLPCGDGMECKQLSARKRRGSKGVCHCKTAHEVCGSDGETYGNACKMRAASRRAVQKGRPAVTQVYKGACSSAGAGHSLVHPNSPRYKFNFIADVVEKIAPAVVHIELYLRHPLFGRHIPLSSGSGFIVTHSGVIVTNAHVVTTAATVTGRSQLRVQLHDGNAYEAVVRDIDRKSDIATIKVNPQKRLPVLSLGHSADLRPGEFVVAIGSPFALQNTVTTGIVSTAQRDGKELGIRDSDMDYVQTDAIINYGNSGGPLVNLDGEVIGINTLKVTAGISFAIPSDRISRFLTESQTKHSKDKVRLQRGLHHLSEDLQSDAEVSGLKKRFLGIRMLTITKDLVAELKLQSPDFPDVSSGVLVQQVIPDSPADKSGIKAGDVIVKLNGRPLHTTDELQAALLAEQPLLLEIYRGDDDLLFNIHPHVIMH from the exons ATGCAGTTACTTCTGCTCGCTGTGGCCGTTCTCTTTGCGCACAGCCTCACCGGAGCCATCCCGGCGCGGTCCAACAAGTGCGCAACTCGGTGCGACGTGAGCAGGTGTCCGAGCCCCAGCTGTCCCGGCGGCTACGTCCCAGACCGGTGCAACTGCTGCCTGGTGTGCTCACCGGGGGAGGGCGACCCCTGCGGCCGCAAAAACGACCTGCCCTGCGGGGATGGCATGGAGTGCAAACAGCTCAGTGCGAGGAAACGGCGAGGCTCCAAGGGGGTCTGCCATTGTAAAACGGCACATGAAGTGTGTGGCAGCGACGGGGAAACCTATGGCAATGCGTGTAAGATGAGAGCGGCCAGCCGGAGAGCGGTGCAGAAGGGAAGGCCCGCAGTTACCCAAGTGTACAAAGGAGCCTGTTCATCTGCAGGGGCAG GTCATTCCCTGGTCCACCCCAACAGCCCTCGCTACAAGTTCAACTTCATTGCAGACGTCGTGGAGAAAATAGCACCCGCTGTCGTCCACATTGAACTCTACTTAAg GCATCCCCTGTTTGGGCGTCACATCCCTCTCTCTAGTGGTTCTGGTTTCATCGTGACTCACTCAGGTGTGATTGTGACCAACGCTCATGTCGTAACCACGGCTGCCACGGTAACAGGGAGGTCTCAGCTGCGTGTTCAGCTTCATGACGGCAATGCATATGAGGCCGTGGTCAGAGACATAGACAGGAAGTCAGACATTGCCACTATAAAGGTCAATCCTCAG aaGAGGCTCCCAGTGCTGTCTCTGGGGCATTCAGCTGATCTGAGACCAGGGGAGTTTGTGGTTGCTATTGGCAGCCCCTTCGCCCTGCAGAACACCGTCACCACAGGGATCGTCAGCACGGCCCAGAGAGACGGCAAGGAGCTGGGCATCAGGGACTCTGACATGGACTACGTCCAGACTGATGCTATTATTAAt TACGGCAATTCTGGAGGACCTCTTGTTAATTTG gatgGTGAGGTGATAGGCATCAACACTCTGAAGGTGACAGCTGGAATCTCTTTCGCCATCCCCTCTGACCGGATCAGCCGCTTCCTCACAGAGTCACAGACCAAACACAGCAAAG ATAAGGTCAGGCTACAAAGAGGACTTCATCATCTATCAGAGGACCTTCAGTCTGATGCAG agGTGTCAGGACTGAAGAAACGTTTCTTAGGCATCAGGATGCTCACGATCACCAAAGA TCTAGTAGCAGAGTTGAAGCTGCAGAGTCCAGACTTTCCTGATGTCAGCAGTGGCGTTCTGGTGCAACAAGTCATACCAGACTCTCCTGCAGACAA GAGTGGGATTAAGGCAGGTGATGTTATTGTCAAACTGAATGGCCGACCGCTCCACACCACTGATGAGCTCCAGGCGGCGCTGCTGGCCGAGCAGCCTCTCCTTCTTGAAATTTACCGTGGCGATGATGATTTGCTCTTCAACATCCACCCTCATGTCATCATGCACTGA